In Flavobacterium piscisymbiosum, the sequence AAAAATCAAATTTGCTGTATTGCTTGTAATGCTATTTACAAGTTTTTACAATTATGCCCAACAAGGACCACCAGCCAATAACAAAGTAAAAGTTACAGGAAAAGTTTTCGAAAAAATAAGCAAACAGCCTCTTGAATACGCGACTATTTCGATCACAGCGCCAAATGACACTAAAGTTATTGCTGGCGGAATCACAAATCCTAAAGGGGAATTTGATGTAGCGGTTGCTCCCGGAACTTATGATATAAAAGTTGAATTTATTTCGTTTAAAGCATCTGAAATTAAAGGCAGAACAATTCAGGGCGACACCAATTTAGGCGTTGTAAATTTATCTGAAGATGCAGCACAACTAAATGAAGTTGTAGTGCGCGCCGAAAAATCGACAGTAGAAATAAAACTGGATAAAAAAGTTTACAATGTTGGTCAGGATATGATGGTAAAAGGCGGAACTGTAAGTGACGTTCTTGACAATGTACCATCTGTTTCTGTTGATACAGAAGGAAATGTAAGTTTAAGAGGAAGTGATAATATCAGGATTTTAATCGACGGAAGACCTTCAAATGCCATTAACGTTGCCGAAGCTTTACGTCAGCTTCCTGCCGATGCTATTGATAAAGTCGAAGTTATCACCAACCCATCTGCACGTTATGATGCCGAAGGAGGTTCAGGATTAATCAATATTATTCTTAAAAAAGGAAAAAATCAGGGATTAAACGGAACTTTTATTGCCTCAACTGGTATTCCTGAAACGTATGGCGCAAGTGCCAATTTGAACTATAAAACCGAAAAATTAAACTACTTTACTACTGCAGGATACAACTACAGAACCAATGAAGGTGGCGGATTAACCAATACAGAGTATTTTAATGCCGACAAAACGCCTAAAGGTTATTTAGATGAAGATCGTGATACTAAAAGAACCAACGAAGGATTCAACGGAAGAGCGGGTATAGAATGGACTGTAGCACCAAATACATACTGGAAAAATGCTATTAATTACCAAAAAAGCAACGGAAATACCAGAGACTTGATTAACTACAATAATTTTGACGCTAATCATGCTTTTACAGGAACTTCTTTCCGTTTAAATAATGGAGATACCGATAGTGAAAACGTAGAATATACTTCAAATTTAATCAAAAATTTCAACGATAAAGGACACAAACTTACTGCCGATTTATCGGTTTCAAGAAATACAGATGACAGTAACAGTCTTATTACAGCATCACCAAATTTTAATAATACTTTAAACGATCAGGTTCAAAAACAAATACAATTTCAGGCTGATTATGTTTTACCATTAGGCGAAGGAAGTCAGTTTGAAGCCGGATATAAAGGTAGTTTTGGCGACCTGAATAACCAATATATAATAACAGACAATTTGGGTAATCCAGATCCAAAATTATCTAACACCTTAGAATACAAAGAAAACATCAACGCGATTTACACGCAATATGGTTTCAAAGTAAACAAATTCTCTTATTTATTTGGTTTGCGTTGGGAAGACACCAACATTCAGGTGAACTTATTAGACAATAGCGATTTCAATACTAAGAAATACAACAACTTATTTCCTAGTGCTTTTATTGGTTACGAAATTTCAGATCAAAGCAGCTTCTCAGCCAGCTACAGTAAACGTTTATCACGACCTAGAGGACGTTTCATGAACCCTGCAACAAATTACTCCAGTAACGTAAATATCTTTCAGGGAAATCCTGATTTAGATCCTTCTTTAACAGACAAATATGATATTGGATACATCAAACGTTGGGACAAACTAACTTTTAATACCTCAGCATATTTCGAAAACACAAAAGATGTTTTCAGTTTCGTAAGAACTCCTACAGGTGAAGTTGTAAATTCTGACGGTGAGGTTGTAACTCCTACACCAGAAAACCCAGTTAATGATGGAATTCCGGTTATTTTAAGCCGTCCAATTAACTTAGGAAGAGAACAAAAAATAGGGTTTGAATTTACACTGAATTATACACCATTCAAAAAATGGAGAGTAAACAGTAATTTCAATATTTACAACGTAAAAACTACCGGAGAAAACACGTACAATGATTCTAAAGGAAACGTTGTTGTACAAAATCTGGACAATCAAGCCACAACATGGTTTGCAAGAATCAACTCTAAGCTAACTTTACCATACAAAATTGACTGGCAATTAAGCGGAGTTTACAATGGAGAGCAAAAAACAGCTCAGGGTAAAAACCTTGGACAATTTGCAATGAACACCGCTTTTAGTAAAGATGTCTTAAAAGACAAAGCTACAATCGCATTCAATATTAGTGATATTTTCAACTCAAGAATCATGAAGTCGTATACTTACCTTCAAAACGACACCACTCTTGAGAGCCAGACATCATATGGTGAAATGCAATTCCGTAAACGTCAATTCAATTTGTCTTTTACGTATCGTTTCAACAAGCCTAAAAACGAAAGAGAAAAGAACGGAGCTCCTAAAAATGATGGTGGCGGAGACGGCGGAGGAGAATTTCCTGGATAACACTTCGTTAAATTCCAAAAATAAAAAATTCCAAATTCCAATCTCATTGGATAAATTCCAAAATTTAAAATCCAAATTCCAATTTAAAAGTTGGAATTTGGATTTTTTTTTATAAACTCTAAATGTTGTTGAAAACATACTATATCTACATTTTTTTTTAAGCAAAGAACACAAAGAATGCAAAGCTAAATCAACATAAAGCTTTGCGTCCCGACGCTTCGGGATGCCTTTTATAAAAAGCTAATAATAAGAAAACCATAGCGTTCTTTGCGGTAAATTTTTTCTTTCTGTATAGGTTTTGGATTTTTTTATTTTTGGAATTTCATTTATTTGCATAAAAAAAAGGACTCGTAAAAACGGGTCCTTTTTTTATGAAGTCAACTTAAAATTAAATTGCTTGTTCTGCTTTTTTCTTTGCTCTTTTCTCTTTGATAAGTTCCCAGCTTGCTCCCGTAACCCAATAAGATACGAAACCAACTAAGAAAAACATCAACCAAAACCCTATAGTTAGTATGGTCAAGAAAAGTAAAAAGCCTAAGTACTGTGAAAATTCAAACATGTTTTCCGGAATTTTTGAATGTAACGACAAATGTATGTTTTATATTTTTCCTTAGCAATAAAAACTAAATCAATTTTCATAAAATCACAATAATCCGTATATTTAAACTCATTTTAAATAAGGGATTTTTTCGATTATTATTTAACTAGCTAAATTATAAGAACATGAGTGTTTTCAGGAGCTGATTCCTGCTGTCCACTATATCTTTTGTGTCCGCCGCCGCGGACACAAAAGGATGCCGCTCCCATCAGGGCTAGGTCAATAGTTTTCAAAAAGAAGTTTCTATTAACTAAAGAAATAGTAAGCATACCAGTAAAAAATCCGTGTAAATCCGCGTCACAAAGTAAATCTGTTTCATCAGCGTTCCATTTACCATACAAACATTAAACAACAAACAATAATCACACATATATAACATCATGAAATACAGAATAGAAAAAGACACTATGGGCGAAGTACAAGTCCCAGCCGATAAATATTGGGGAGCACAAACAGAACGTTCCCGTAACAATTTCAAAATTGGCGCTTCGGCCTCAATGCCACAAGAAATCATCGAAGGATTTGCTTACCTAAAAAAAGCCGCCGCATACGCCAATGCCGATTTAGGCGTTTTACCTACCGAAAAACGTGACGCTATTGCAGCCGTTTGCGACGAAATTCTTGCCGGACAACTTAAAGATGAATTTCCATTGGTAATTTGGCAAACCGGTTCAGGAACACAAAGCAACATGAATGTAAACGAAGTGGTTGCCAATCGTGCACAAGTTTTAAAAGGATTCAATATTGGCGAAGGTGAACCATTTATCAAAGCCAATGATGATGTAAACAAATCGCAATCATCAAACGACACCTTCCCTACTGCTATGCATATTGCAGCGTATAAAATGGTAATCGAAACTACTATTCCCGGAGTCGAAAAACTGCACGCTACTTTAGCTGCGAAAGCAACCGAGTTCAAAGATGTTGTAAAAATTGGACGTACGCACCTTATGGATGCTACTCCTCTAACTTTAGGACAAGAAATTTCAGGTTACGCCGCTCAATTATCTTTTGGATTAAAAGCGCTAAAAAATACATTATCTCATTTATCAGAAATTGCTCTTGGAGGAACCGCAGTAGGAACGGGACTAAATACGCCAAAAGGTTATGATGTAAAAGTTGCCGAATACATCGCAAAATTTACCAATCTACCTTTTGTAACTGCCGAGAATAAGTTTGAAGCTCTGGCAGCACACGATGCGATCGTAGAAACACACGGAGCCTTAAAACAACTAGCTGTTTCATTAAACAAAATAGCAAACGATATTAGAATGTTAGCTTCAGGGCCACGTTCCGGAATTGGAGAAATTCATATTCCAGAAAACGAACCAGGATCCTCAATCATGCCCGGAAAAGTAAATCCAACGCAATGCGAAGCCTTAACAATGGTTTGCGCACAAGTAATAGGAAATGATATGGCAATTGCCGTGGGCGGAATGCAGGGACATTATGAACTTAATGTTTTTAAACCTGTTATGGCAGCAAACTTCCTGCAATCAGCAAGATTATTGGGAGATGCCTGCGTTTCATTCGACGAACATTGCGCTCAGGGAATCGCGCCCAACTACAAACGCATCAAGGAACTGGTAGACAATTCATTAATGTTAGTTACGGCTTTAAACACTAAAATAGGATACTACAAAGCAGCCGAGATCGCCCAAACCGCACACAAAAACGGAACAACTCTTAAAGACGAAGCGGTTCGTTTGGGTTATGTAACTCCAGAAGATTTTGATAGCTGGGTAAAACCAGAGGAAATGGTTTAAAAAAAATTATGAGTTATGAGTTATGAGTTAAAGTAAAAAAGCAGAAGATTAAAAAAAATCTTCTGCTTTTTTATTATTTCTAAAAGTTACAATTCATAACTCATAACTCACAACTTCCTCCTATTTTCCGTCTACGTAATCTTGTAAATAACTAAACCTCTCGGTTAACTTTCCGTTTTCTGTTATTTTGGCGCGTTGCAGAATTCCATCTTTATCTCCATTAAAGAAAGCAGGAATTACATGTTCCATAAATTGCTCTCCAAAGCCTTCGCTGGCATCTTTTGGGATTTCACATGGCAAATTATCTACTGCCATTACCACCACTGCTGCCGGGTGAAAAACCTCAACCTCTTTGTCTTCTAAAGGAAAATAGCCATAGATAGGTTCTTCAATTGTCGAAGAACGCAAAGTACACGCGATTGGACCGTTAACATCACAAGAAATATCAGCCACAACTTTTAGTTTGCAATCACTGGCATTCAGCATTTCTCTCGATAAAATCATTGGGGCTCCGGTTGCATAAAAATGTCCTGCGAAATAAATATCCGTGACTTTAGTAAACTTTTCAAAATCAGAAACATATTCATCAGGATGTGCTACAAAATCATTAAAATCCTTTTCAACACCATCTATTCTTTTATTGTATTCTAAAACATCCAACTGAACATACACAGGTTGTGCATAATTTTTGGTTAAATAATTTTCGACCGTAATTTCTTTTACTTTTATAGCATCAAGAATTTCTTTGGCACCACTCCCCACTTTTCCGGTTCCGGTAATTACAAATTTTAATGCTGGTAAATTAAGACGTTTCAAATGCGCGATTAAGGCATCTTTTCCGGCAAGAGTTTCAGCTTTTGGTAATTTAAACAATTCGAATTTTATCCCAAAAGCACGTATTCCGTTATAAACACCAACCATTCCGGCGTATTTTCCAAAACCAATTAAACGGCGATTTTGATCATCAACAATAGTTTCGTGATCATACAAATCGATATTTTTTTCTAAAATTGCTTTCAACAATTTCTGGTTATAAGGCTGCTTTTTAATCGTATGAGAAAAAAAGAAATAGGCTTTATTTGCAATCAAGCTGTCTACAGGAACTTCTTTTACTCCAAATAAAACATCAGAACCGGAAACATCGTCTGTCACAGTGATTCCCATACTTTTATATTGAACATCAGAAAAAATCCTTATATCAGAACTTTCTACCTCAACAACAGCATCATGATACGTTTGTTTCAGTTTTGCAAGTTCATTTGGTGAAAATACAACACGTCGATCCGGTGGATTTTTTCTTTCTTTTATAATTCCAAATTTCATTTATAGCGGATTAAAATAATTATTAATATAACTTTTTAACTTCAATTTGTTTCAAATATAACAAATTTAGTTAAAGTTTTGTTGTGAAAATACAATTTAGAATGTTTTAAAACCGTTAAAAGCTGAATAACAATCAACTAATTAAACTACGTCTTAATATTTTGTTAAAATACTCTTTTTAAACAGTAAAAAAAGACAAAACATAAATATTGAATTCTATATATTTGTTTTTAAAGAATGATGAAAATGAGCCTCCTTAAAAAAACAAATATACCACAAATACTTTTCTCAATACTAGTTTTAACCTCTTGTGGTAAAGACAAAAAAACACAAACAGATACAACGCAAGAAGTCGAAGATACTTTACCTAAAATGAAACCGTTAGCGAATGAAACTAAAATTTCACAAGCTTATATAAATTCAGTTGCCGGAAGAATAAACCATTTTTATACTAAAAACTGGCAGAACAATAGCATGAACGGAAGTTTTTTAGTGGCCAAAAATGGTCAGATAATCTTTGAAAGATATAATGGTTTTGCCAATAAAAACGAAGGAACAAAGATTACAGCCGAAACTCCGGTGCAAATTGCTTCTGTAAGCAAAGTTTTGACTGCAACCGCAGTTTTAAAATTGGTTAATGCCGGTAAAATCGATTTGGACCAAAAAGTAAATACGATTTTAAAAACATTTCCTTACCCGGATTGTACGATTCGAATGTTATTATCTCACAGAAGCGGAATGCGTAATTACGCTTATTTTACAGACAGAGACAAGTCGGTTTGGGACAGACACAATCAACTGACCAATAAAGATATTCTTGATATTTTAGCTACAAAAGATATTGG encodes:
- a CDS encoding TonB-dependent receptor domain-containing protein; translated protein: MKKIKFAVLLVMLFTSFYNYAQQGPPANNKVKVTGKVFEKISKQPLEYATISITAPNDTKVIAGGITNPKGEFDVAVAPGTYDIKVEFISFKASEIKGRTIQGDTNLGVVNLSEDAAQLNEVVVRAEKSTVEIKLDKKVYNVGQDMMVKGGTVSDVLDNVPSVSVDTEGNVSLRGSDNIRILIDGRPSNAINVAEALRQLPADAIDKVEVITNPSARYDAEGGSGLINIILKKGKNQGLNGTFIASTGIPETYGASANLNYKTEKLNYFTTAGYNYRTNEGGGLTNTEYFNADKTPKGYLDEDRDTKRTNEGFNGRAGIEWTVAPNTYWKNAINYQKSNGNTRDLINYNNFDANHAFTGTSFRLNNGDTDSENVEYTSNLIKNFNDKGHKLTADLSVSRNTDDSNSLITASPNFNNTLNDQVQKQIQFQADYVLPLGEGSQFEAGYKGSFGDLNNQYIITDNLGNPDPKLSNTLEYKENINAIYTQYGFKVNKFSYLFGLRWEDTNIQVNLLDNSDFNTKKYNNLFPSAFIGYEISDQSSFSASYSKRLSRPRGRFMNPATNYSSNVNIFQGNPDLDPSLTDKYDIGYIKRWDKLTFNTSAYFENTKDVFSFVRTPTGEVVNSDGEVVTPTPENPVNDGIPVILSRPINLGREQKIGFEFTLNYTPFKKWRVNSNFNIYNVKTTGENTYNDSKGNVVVQNLDNQATTWFARINSKLTLPYKIDWQLSGVYNGEQKTAQGKNLGQFAMNTAFSKDVLKDKATIAFNISDIFNSRIMKSYTYLQNDTTLESQTSYGEMQFRKRQFNLSFTYRFNKPKNEREKNGAPKNDGGGDGGGEFPG
- the fumC gene encoding class II fumarate hydratase, which translates into the protein MKYRIEKDTMGEVQVPADKYWGAQTERSRNNFKIGASASMPQEIIEGFAYLKKAAAYANADLGVLPTEKRDAIAAVCDEILAGQLKDEFPLVIWQTGSGTQSNMNVNEVVANRAQVLKGFNIGEGEPFIKANDDVNKSQSSNDTFPTAMHIAAYKMVIETTIPGVEKLHATLAAKATEFKDVVKIGRTHLMDATPLTLGQEISGYAAQLSFGLKALKNTLSHLSEIALGGTAVGTGLNTPKGYDVKVAEYIAKFTNLPFVTAENKFEALAAHDAIVETHGALKQLAVSLNKIANDIRMLASGPRSGIGEIHIPENEPGSSIMPGKVNPTQCEALTMVCAQVIGNDMAIAVGGMQGHYELNVFKPVMAANFLQSARLLGDACVSFDEHCAQGIAPNYKRIKELVDNSLMLVTALNTKIGYYKAAEIAQTAHKNGTTLKDEAVRLGYVTPEDFDSWVKPEEMV
- a CDS encoding NAD(P)-dependent oxidoreductase gives rise to the protein MKFGIIKERKNPPDRRVVFSPNELAKLKQTYHDAVVEVESSDIRIFSDVQYKSMGITVTDDVSGSDVLFGVKEVPVDSLIANKAYFFFSHTIKKQPYNQKLLKAILEKNIDLYDHETIVDDQNRRLIGFGKYAGMVGVYNGIRAFGIKFELFKLPKAETLAGKDALIAHLKRLNLPALKFVITGTGKVGSGAKEILDAIKVKEITVENYLTKNYAQPVYVQLDVLEYNKRIDGVEKDFNDFVAHPDEYVSDFEKFTKVTDIYFAGHFYATGAPMILSREMLNASDCKLKVVADISCDVNGPIACTLRSSTIEEPIYGYFPLEDKEVEVFHPAAVVVMAVDNLPCEIPKDASEGFGEQFMEHVIPAFFNGDKDGILQRAKITENGKLTERFSYLQDYVDGK
- a CDS encoding serine hydrolase; the protein is MKMSLLKKTNIPQILFSILVLTSCGKDKKTQTDTTQEVEDTLPKMKPLANETKISQAYINSVAGRINHFYTKNWQNNSMNGSFLVAKNGQIIFERYNGFANKNEGTKITAETPVQIASVSKVLTATAVLKLVNAGKIDLDQKVNTILKTFPYPDCTIRMLLSHRSGMRNYAYFTDRDKSVWDRHNQLTNKDILDILATKDIGLEAKTGTRFSYCNTNYAMLALIIEKITGLSYKEAMSQMIFKPLGMTHTYVFDDDKDRKKIVPSYKGNGVEIGFDYLDNVYGDKNVFSTARDLLKFDRARNAPGFLKPEILKQVYTGYSNERKGTKNYGLGIRMINWETGQNYYFHNGWWHGNTSSYIPLMKEHVTIIALSNKMTTKTYAVRKLAPIFGDYPFNFKDEE